One Rhizoctonia solani chromosome 3, complete sequence genomic region harbors:
- a CDS encoding Retrotransposable element Tf2 protein, translating to MEETPRPLPKTKPIGTVSGAPFWSEQAWAPPGFAQPTPRRAAPLQGLSPPPSLHLQSPIGAPAPPPLAPVAAYPAPVKVDHPDAYTGKIGSKAKQWLTRMLAWTRLNSCMFPTDQEVLSFLLMNMKDSARAWAHPHLDQLGSHQAIIQTVEGFKLEFLAAFGSPDATRATKQKITSLTQSGTCVDYITKFRTLAMELDWNNAALRGQFACGLHWEVSRQIATCKHCPCTLLKLQNAALVIDSALCEEHASHPPRDNKPSKQPNSARGTSTGQSTTGLKKLSNNPNFVLEEERNHCCTAGACIKCGKMGHKFAECRTGWKATPTKDKGKGKETTKIGKDSKYQLGKEISPLFTIQIQPDKQAEPLEALIDSGATSSFLHPHTAKALRLPLIDLPTPRTVTMLNGSSPQAGKIWKKANLTFSFDGKQMAETFLICNTGSHAAILGLKWLDAQNPEIDWNAQTLSFPHTPPKHVAIAKEEEADKNPLEGVPSKYHQYAKVFGEEEFNKLPPHRHYNIGIELTEKGPLNSPLYSMTNTKSATLKDWLWDELKAGKICPSKSLISSPVMFVPKKDSSRQLVVDYCCLNNWTKKNVYLLPCPDDLMAQLCGAKVFTKLDLQWGYNNIQVKEGDKWKTVFCTKYGLYKSLVMTFGQTNTPAAFQHFMNKLFKDLLDVCVIIYLDDILIYSKDDATHTQHVHEVLQRLMENQLFCKASKCTFHVTLVEYLGIIVLDKGFSLDVTTKLGPMIQVGLKSVALSSMDCETKRGNKGPRGMVWVEGNEAWVKGL from the exons atggaagaaacgccacgccccctaccaaaaaccaagcctattggaaCGGTTAGTGGGGCCCCCTTCTGGTCAGAACAAGCCTGGGCCCCTCCAGGCTTTGCCCAGCCTaccccaagaagagccgCTCCCCTGCAAGGCCtgtctccccctccatctctgcatctccaatccccaattggagcccctgcccctccacctctgGCTCCAGTTGCTGCCTACCctgccccggtcaaagtagaccatccagatgcctatacaggcaagattgggagcaaagccaagcaatggctcacaaggatgctggcctggacccggcTAAATTCTTGCATGTTCCCTACAGATCAGGAGGTTTTATCATTCctcctaatgaacatgaaggactccgccagggcctgggcccacccacaccttgaccagcttggatcacaccaggccatcatccaaactgTTGAGGGATTCAAACTGgagttcctggcagcatttggcagccctgacgccacaagggccacCAAGCAGAAGATAACCTCCCTAACCCAGTCTGGCACATGTGTGGACTATATTACTAAGTTCAGGACCctagccatggaactggactggaacaacgcagcccttagaggccagtttgcctgtggcctccactgggaagtcagccgccaaattgctACCTGCAAGCATTGCCCCTGTACCCTCctcaagctgcagaacgcagcacttgtcattgacaGCGCTCTCTGTGAAGAGCAtgctagccacccaccaagggacaATAAGCCTAGCAAACAGCCCAActccgcaagggggacaagtactggCCAGTCAACTACCGGTTtgaagaaactctccaacaaccccaattttgtgttggaagaagaaagaaaccaCTGCTGCACCGCAGGCGCTTGCATCAAATGTGgtaaaatgggccacaagtttgcagaatgccgcacaggctggaaagccacccctaCCAAGGATAAAGGGAAGGGTAAAGAAAccaccaagattggcaaagactccaagtaccaattgggaaaaga aatctcccccctCTTTACCATTCAGATCCAGCCAGACAAACAAGCGGAACCATTAGAAGccctgattgactcaggcgcaaCATCATCCTTCCTCCACCCACATACCGCCAAGGCATTACGCCTACCCCTCATAGACCTACCTACACCCCGTACCGTTAccatgctcaatgggtcaagcccccaggctggcaaaatctggaagaaggcaaatttaaccttctcctttgatggcaaacaaatggctgagaccttcctcatatgcaatacagggtctcatgctgccatcttaggattgaaatggctagATGCCCAaaacccagagattgattggaacgcgcaaaccctctccttcccccatACACCACCCAAgcatgtggccattgccaaagaggaggaagctgacaaaaacccccttgaaggagtaccctccaaataccatcaatacgctaaggtgtttggagaagaagaattcaacaagcttcccccacatAGGCACTACAACATTGGCATTGAACTCACAGAAAAAGGTCCCCTCAACTCCCCCCTTTACAGTATGACCAACACCAAGTCTGCCACACTAAAGGACTGGCTTtgggatgagttgaaagctgggaagatctgTCCCAGCAAATCTTTGATTAGCTCCCCTGTGATGTTTGTGCCAAAGAAAGACAGTTCCCGCcaattggttgttgactactgtTGCCTAAATAACTGGACTAAGAAGAATGTTTACCTGCTACcctgtccagatgaccttatggcccagctttgTGGTGCCAAAGTCTTTACTAAGTTAGACCtgcaatggggttacaataacatCCAagttaaagaaggtgacaaatggaagactgtgttctgcaccaagtacggcctttACAAGTCCCtagtcatgacctttggccagACCAACACTcccgccgccttccaacacttcatgaacaaattgttcaaggatctcttggatgtatgcgtcatcatttacctggatgacatcctgatttactcaaaggatgacgcaactCACACCCAACATGTTCATGAAGTTCTACAGCGCTTGATGGAAAACCAGttattctgcaaggcctCAAAATGTACCTTCCATGTCACATTGGTAGAGTACTTGGGGATCATTGTCTTGGACAAGGGATTCAGCCTGGatgtcacgactaagctcggacctatgatacaagtaggcttaaagtccgtggccctatcatcAATGGACTGTGAGAcaaagaggggcaacaaaggcccaaggggtatggtatgggtagagggcaacgaggcctgggttaagggtttgtag
- a CDS encoding Retrotransposable element Tf2 protein encodes MRIHPVFHINLLTKFHPDPHGRDPPQPAPIITKEGEEEYEVEKILDSKWKGRGKTRKLWYLIKWKGYDEGSNSWEPIDNVANAKEAKEEFHKEYPDAVGA; translated from the coding sequence atgcgcatacaccctgTGTTCCATATAAATCTTCTTACTAAATTTCATCCTGATCCTCACGGACGCGACCCTCCCCAACCTGCACCCATTATCACAaaagaaggagaggaggaatatgaggttgaaaaaatcctggatagcaaatggaaaggacgtGGTAAAACAAGGAAACTCTGGTATCTGATtaagtggaaaggatatgatgaaGGAAGCAATTCCTGGGAGCCAATTGATAATGTGGCCAATGCCAAGGAAGCAAAAGAAGAGTTCCATAAGGAGTaccctgatgcagttggagcttga
- a CDS encoding Retrotransposable element Tf2 protein: MARPLYNLLKKDSVWKWDLAEQQSFEGLKKCLTSAPLLLQPDTTRQFYVECNASDYATGAILSQRNSKGKLAPELLVVIRAFKEWRHLLEGSELPVQVLMDHKNLEYFSTSQSLNKRQIRWANFLVDYNFQIIYRPGAQNKKADILSRRYNLVTLEGGVENQVLLNPELFIASITQDQEINDLIGKAIYEDDCLKEILHKLQNKEKVLDWELREGLLWFQGKIFVPKDDTIRNLILESRHNALAAGHPGQARTLELVSRSYYWPLLKKFVNSYVSHCETCIRSKPTNQLPVGLLKPLQIPERPWEDIAYDMIVGLPVSEGFDAILTVID; encoded by the exons ATGGCACGACCCTTGTACAACTTGCTCAAGAAAGACAGtgtttggaaatgggacttGGCAGAACAACAGTCTTTTGAGGGTCTGAAAAAATGTCTTACGTCAGCACCATTGCTTTTACAACCAGATACCACAAGACAATTCTATGTGGAATGCAATGCATCAGActatgcaacaggagccATACTATCCCAACGCAACTCCAAAGGGAAATTGGCTCCA gaattgttGGTGGTCATTAGAgcatttaaagaatggcgccatttgCTAGAAGGATCTGAATtgccagtccaagttctaaTGGATCATAAGAACTTGGAGTACTTTTCCACGTCTCAATCTTTGAATAAACGGCAAATTAGATGGGCCAACTTCCTAGTTGattacaatttccaaattaTCTACAGGCCAGGAGCACAAAACAAAAAGGCAGATATCCTCTCAAGACGCTACAATCTGGTaacccttgaagggggggtagagaaccaggttctcctAAATCCGGAACTTTTTATTGCATCCATAACTCAggatcaggaaatcaatgatcTAATTGGCAAGGCCATTTAcgaggatgattgccttaaGGAAATTCTACacaaactccagaacaaggaaaaagtCTTAGACTGGGAGTTGAGAGAAGGTTTACTATGGTTTCAAGGAAAAATATTTGTACCAAAGGATGACACTATTAGGAACCTCATCCTGGAATCTAGGCACAATGCATTAGCGGCAGGACATCCGGGACAAGCTAGAACATTAGAACTTGTCTCCAGGagttactactggccattgctgaaaaagtttgtcaattcttatgtcagccactgcGAAACCTGCATCAGGTccaagccaacaaatcaattacCTGTGGGCCTGTTAAAACCATTGCAAATCCCTGAACgcccctgggaagacattgcttatgatatgattgtgggactacCGGTTTCAGAAGGTTTTGATGCTATCCTGACAgtgattgattga
- a CDS encoding Retrotransposable element Tf2 protein gives MSWLKKHNPQISWEKHTLVFNLLYCSNNCLPAPAVLELKAVEEIPTPYQEFSRVFSEEESSKLPPHRPYDIAIELLPDAKPRHGPIYSLGPREDAELKETIEKQLKAGLIQPSKSPMASPILFVKKKNGKLRMCVDYRRLNSMTKKNVYPLPLPQNLIEKLQGAKIFSKFDLKAGYNLVRIKEGDEWKTAFKTKYGLFEYLVMPFGLTNAPAVFQDMMNEIFRDLLDVYVIIYLDNILVFSLNEKDHKAHVQEVLKRLQDNDLFCNIKKCHFHVKKIDYLGFIILESGIEVDQSKVTDAMNWSTPKNVKISRNS, from the coding sequence atgtcatggctAAAAAAGCATAACCCCCAAATatcatgggaaaaacatacacttgtCTTTAATTTGTTATACTGTTCCAATAATTGCCTACCCGCACCTGCTGTTttagaactcaaagcagtagaagaaatccccACTCCCTACCAAGAATTCTCTAGAGTCTTTTCAGAAGAGGAATCATCCAAATTACCGCCTCATCGTCCTTATGATATTGCTATCGAGTTGCTCCCTGACGCAAAACCCCGACATGGCCCCATTTATAGCCTAGGTCCAAGGGAGGATGCAGAACTCAAGGAAACTATTGAAAAGCAACTCAAGGCCGGATTGATCCAACCCTCAAAGTCTCCTATGGCTTCTCCAATCTTATTTGTCAAGAAAAAGAATGGAAAgttacgcatgtgtgtggactaccggcgcttaaatagcatgaccaagaagaatgtgTACCCTTTACCTCTGCCACAGAATCTTATTGAGAAGTTACAaggcgccaagatctttagtaaatttgatcttaaAGCAGGGTACAATTTAGTCcgaatcaaagaaggtgacgaatggaaaacagccttcaagacaaaatacggattatttgagtacttggtcatgccttttgggtTAACAAATGCACCGGCGGTTTTTCAAGATATGATGAATGAAATATTCCGAGACCTTTTGGATGTCTATGTCATTATCTacctggacaacattttAGTATTCTCCTTGAATGAAAAAGATCACAAGGCCCATGTGCAAGAAGTACTAAAGAGGCTACAGGACAATGATCTCTTCTGCAACATCaaaaaatgccatttccacgtcaaaaAAATTGATTACCTAGGGTTCATCATATTGGAGTCTGGCATAGAAGTTGATCAGTCTAAAGTTACAGATgcaatgaattggtcaacacctaagaatgtcaaaatATCCaggaattcttag
- a CDS encoding Retrotransposon gag protein — protein sequence MPGLGAMGETNLTPPQIQLGWSAPSSRTHTPAPAAVPPHVYSPMSFDQMLDCELLDMVAQNMIVLKKEFLQLQGAYEAQGDQLALLRAELEEHCKQLRNQHIFYSNQIQGAAASIQVVQDHLIHLSPSCSTAPPPPPPPAGTSTATNIPPAPITSSSDLKFAKPNKFSGKKEDALNFIIACQAYIRAKGANRSHEEKILWVTSYFEGAAEDWVRPYKERKVFRGEAVPLLEDIDTFWAKFTKHYVDTNCNEKYRQKWNNLRQKALVQEYTCEFQQYSVSLGYSDETLRDKYYNGLKNKIKDIMLSTMFQWRRATAQQVYDKAEEIANHIESTCLSNPSASTIRATPTAVPTSNSNPTPTRTCLNVGDNVYMINPTTCCAKKGAITSIVCTTSGNMPNDKRPAAAAPVKTIIAPTPVLASSSKGPGPMDLDGRGFSNLTCHICGGKGHFARSCPSKPMSGHVANVKWSWERPKEESQIEVVSDEEESGKGKAKAD from the exons atgcctggtttgggcgcaATGGGAGAGACTAATCTGACTCCTCCCCAAATCCAATTGGGGTGGTCTGCCCCTTCTTCACGTACTCATACTCCTGCacctgcggctgtgccgcctcatgtatattctcCCATGTCTTTTGATCAAATGTTGGATTGTGAGCTTCTTGATATGGTTGCacaaaatatgattgtattAAAAAAGGAATTCTTGCAACTACAAGGAGCCTATGAAGCACAAGGAGATCAATTAGCTCTATTAAGAGCTGAACTAGAAGAACATTGCAAGCAATTGCGTAATCAGCATATATTTTATTCCaaccaaatccaaggagcgGCTGCTTCTATACAAGTGGTGCAAGACCATCTTATTCATCTTTCCCCTTCTTGTTCCACAGctcctcctcccccacctccacctgctggCACCAGTACAGCCACAAATATTCCTCCTGCTCCCATAACGTCTTCCTCTGATCTAaaatttgccaagccaaACAAGTTCAGTGGCAAAAAGGAAGACGCACTCAATTTCATCATTGCCTGCCAAGCTtatataagggcaaaaggGGCCAACCGATCCCACGAGGAAAAGattttgtgggttacatcATATTTTGAGGGAGCTGCTGAAGACTGGGTTCGCCCATAtaaagaaaggaaggtgtttaGGGGAGAAGCAGTGCCTCTTTTGGAAGATATTGACACTTTTTGGGCCAAGTTTACTAAGCATTATGTGGACACTAATTGCAATGAGAAATATCGGcaaaaatggaacaacttGCGGCAGAAGGCTTTGGTCCAGGAATATACTTGTGAATTCCAACAGTACTCAGTCTCTCTTGGGTACAGTGATGAGACGCTGCGTGACAAATACTACAACGGCCTCAAGAACAAGATTAAGGACATCATGCTTTCAACAATGTTCCAGTGGCGTCGCGCTACCGCCCAACAAGTCTACGACAAGGCAGAGGAGATTGCAAATCATATTGAATCTACTTGCTTATCCAACCCCTCTGCTTCTACCATTCGTGCCACTCCTACTGCTGTTCCCACTTCCAATTCcaaccccactcccactcgtaCTTGCCTTAATGTTGGGGACAATGTTTATATGATCAATCCCACCACTTGTTGCGCCAAAAAAGGCGCTATCACTTCCATTGTTTGTACCAcctctggcaatatgccaAAT GACAAACGCCCTGCTGCAGCTGCCCCTGTCAAGACTATCATTGCCCCCACCCCTGTTCTAGCATCTAGTTCTAAAGGCCCAGGtcccatggatcttgatggaaggggcTTTTCAAACCTCACCTGCCATATATGCGGTGGCAAGGGACATTTTGCGCGCAGCTGTCCCTCTAAACctatgtctggacatgtggctaatgtcaaatggtcttgggaaagacccaaagaagaaagccaaattgaagttgtctctgatgaggaggagtcgggaaaaggaaaagccaaggccgactaa
- a CDS encoding Retrotransposable element Tf2 protein: MPMKVMTLDKLKIQAVQEWPVPTKVKEVQSFLGIANFLRQFVANFSHMARPLHNLVKKNTPWKWDTKEQEAFQGLKDAITNAPNYNTPNKELLAIICSFEYWRMFLEGTEHPITIFTDHWNLEYWKESQTFNQQHAQWHLLLAGYNFHIVYRPGKQSVMP; encoded by the exons atgccaatgaaggtcatgacactggataagctcaaaatccaggcagttcAGGAATGGCCAGTACCCACAAAGGTCAAGGAGGTCCAGTCATTCTTAGGTATTGCCAACTTCTTACGTcagtttgttgccaacttcagccacatggctaggccattacataacctagtcaagaagaaCACGCCCTGGAAGTGGGATActaaggaacaagaagccttccaagggTTGAAAGACGCCATCACTAACGCCCCA AACTACAACACACCCAATAAGGAGCTTCTAGCAATCAtttgctcctttgagtactggcgtatGTTCCTGGAAGGGACAGAACACCCAATCACCATATTCACAGACCATTGGAACCttgaatattggaaggaatcccagacattcaaccaacaacatgcacaatggcacttGCTTCTGGCTGGATATAACTTCCACATTGTTTACCGCCCAGGGAAGCAatctgtcatgccctag
- a CDS encoding Retrotransposable element Tf2 protein, whose protein sequence is MLPEPVFANMALVLLEKELQCQIKAALDQDESLEEILQFLQNKSKAPLSIKRAFKDYQMEAGLLFYQGRIVVPDVGSLQTELLRIFHDSPLAGHLGRQHTLELVSRNYYWPRIHADTYWHVDSCKTCQQIRKPKYSSIPPQLLELPSQPWQHVSYDMIVDLPKDGDSNSILVIVDSFTKYIILVECSKNSKLPN, encoded by the coding sequence ATGCTCCCTGAACCCGTATTTGCTAACATGGCCTTAGTATTACTGGAAAAAGAACTCCAATGCCAAATCAAGGCCGCTCTAGACCAAGATGAATcactggaggaaatactacaattcctccaaaacaagtcaaaggcacctctgtccatcaaacgcgcttTTAAGGACTATCAGATGGAAGCAGGACTCCTCTTTtaccaagggagaattgtGGTCCCGGACGTAGGAAGCTTACAAACAGAGTTACTAAGGatcttccatgacagcccccTGGCTGGTCACCTGGGTAGACAACACACACTGGAACTAGTCTCAAGGAACTATTACTGGCCCAGGATCCATGCTGATacatactggcatgtggattcctgcAAAACATGTCAACAGATTAGGAAGCCAAAATACTCATCCATTCCCCCACAGCTGCTGGAACTCCCTAGCCAACCTTGGCAACACGtgtcctatgacatgattgtagatcTGCCCAAAGATGGTGACAGCAactccatcctagtcattgtggatagcttcACCAAATACATCATCTtggtggaatgttccaaAAACTCAAAGCTCCCAAACTAG